From the genome of Bacillaceae bacterium S4-13-56:
TAAAGGGTCCACTTCGAGGAATGATTCGGGAGTGGGTGGAGGTAATAAACAAAACCTCTATTCAAAAGATCTCAATTGATCTTCCGACAGGAGTCCCAGCTGATGAGGGATACAAGGTGGATGTTGCGGTCCAGGCTGATCATACGATCGTTATTCAGTGTCCAAAGGTTTCCCTGTTTCTGCAGTCAACGGCTGAATTTTATGGAAAGTGGAGATTAGTAGACATTGGTCTTCCTATACTCCTTCTAGAGGACCAACTATCCGGTAGAAGGATACGAACGAAGAAAGATGTCCAATCTTCATTACCAATTAGGCATCAATTTTCTCATAAGGGTTCTCATGGAAAAGGAATCGTTATTGGAGGAAGTCGGGAGATGCCGAACGCACCTGCTTTTAGTGTAGCATCAGCCTTAAAAAGTGGAATAGGGTTGGTGACCATAGGTTGTACATGGGAAACTTATCAACAAATACGCGTATCGATTCCAGAAGCTACTTACCAACAAGTGGATCCTTTTCAGGAACCTTCGTGGGCGGATTTTGAGAGATACGGAGCAGCTGCTATTGGGATGGGAATGGGCAGAGAGGAAGAAGTTCAAAAGTTTATTATTAATTTTTTAAAGAACTTTCAGCAACCTCTTGTCGTAGATGCAGACGCCTTGTTTGCCATCGCAAACCATCTCGATCTATTAACGAAACGATCTTCACCTACCATATTAACTCCACATTTTGGGGAGTTTGCTAGACTGACAGGAAAGACTGTGAGTGAAATTGAAGAGCGGCCTTTTGAGTTAAGTAAGGAGTTTGCTGAAAAGTATAAAGTGTATTTAGTATTAAAAGGCCCTTTTACAATTATCACTGATCTGTCTGGGAGTCAATGGGTAAGCTCTACAGGAAATCCGGGTTTAGCAAAGGGTGGAAGCGGAGATGTGCTCTCAGGCATTATCTTATCTATGATTTTACAATCATCTACTTTGATAGATGCTATTGTAAATAGCTGTTGGATCCATGGCAAAACAGCCGATCTGTGGCTTGAAGATGGACATACCTCCTTTGCATTTACGGCAACGGATCTGATTCAAAGACTTGGTCACACAATTTCGTACGTGGAAAAGCGGTAGTTTGGTTCCCTTTGTCCTGGCGTAATGTTTGAGACAAAGGAGATGAGGGTGTGAAAAAGAGATTCCTCTTTTTAATTTTTGCCTCTCTTATGTTGATTCTAAGTGCATGTGGGGATCAATCTAAGGAAGATGTCATAGAAGGTTTGGAAAACAAACTAGAAAACCTTAATAGTTATAAAACCGAGGCGAAAATGACACTGAAAACAGGAGAAGAAGAGCAACAATATAATATTGAAGTATGGCATAAAAAGCCAGAGTATTACAGAGTAATGCTTAAAAACAATAGAGATGAGAAAGGAAGCCAAATCATTCTTCGAAATGATGATGGGGTATTCGTATTAACTCCTGCGTTAAATAAGAGTTTTAAATTCCAAAGTGACTGGCCATTTAATAGCAGCCAACCTTATCTCTATGCCTCTTTAGTGGATGATATTTTAAAAGATCCTGAAGCAACATTTGAAGCTACCGAAGACCACTACGTCTTTACTACTAAAACGAACTATCAAGATAATAAGAGTCTTCCGAAACAAGAGATTTACTTTGACAAAAAGTCCTATGCACCGGCGAAGGTGAGAGTGTTAGATAAAGACAATAATACCTTGGTTGAGGTGACTTATGCAGGTTTTGAGTTCGATAAGTCATTTGAGGACAATGCCTTTGATATGGAAACGAACATGACTAGTGGTGTTGATGGTGTTCCTGTAATGGCTAATGGGGATGGAGAGCAATTGGCTCAGGAATTAACTGTACTTTATCCATTAGTTACTCCTGAGGGCACTGAACTAGAAGAAGAAAAGCAAGTTCAGTTAGAAAATGGAGAGCGTGTGATTTTGACCTTTAAAGGTGATAAAAACTTTACTCTTATAGAGGAATATAAAGAGGTTCAGCCGACGAGTGCCTCTCAGACAGTAAATGTCGAAGGTGATCCTGTAAATTTAGGATTCACGATGGGAGCTTTGAAGGAAAAATCTCTAGAGTGGAGCTATAAAGGAATGGATTTCGTGCTGGCAAGTGAAGACCTAACTCAAGAGGAAATGATTGAGATTGCCCAATCTGTGACAGGACAAGGAGTAAAATAAT
Proteins encoded in this window:
- a CDS encoding NAD(P)H-hydrate dehydratase, producing the protein MYIVTAKEMYEIDQYAMQKVGVDSRLLMENAGRAVAEEIRTLVKEDEKVLILCGGGNNGGDGFVVARTLLLKSYHVEVWQVVSNDKLTAEAKYHKSLFERCGGFVKVVNSPNGLDLSPFETIIDAMLGIGVKGPLRGMIREWVEVINKTSIQKISIDLPTGVPADEGYKVDVAVQADHTIVIQCPKVSLFLQSTAEFYGKWRLVDIGLPILLLEDQLSGRRIRTKKDVQSSLPIRHQFSHKGSHGKGIVIGGSREMPNAPAFSVASALKSGIGLVTIGCTWETYQQIRVSIPEATYQQVDPFQEPSWADFERYGAAAIGMGMGREEEVQKFIINFLKNFQQPLVVDADALFAIANHLDLLTKRSSPTILTPHFGEFARLTGKTVSEIEERPFELSKEFAEKYKVYLVLKGPFTIITDLSGSQWVSSTGNPGLAKGGSGDVLSGIILSMILQSSTLIDAIVNSCWIHGKTADLWLEDGHTSFAFTATDLIQRLGHTISYVEKR
- a CDS encoding outer membrane lipoprotein carrier protein LolA, whose translation is MKKRFLFLIFASLMLILSACGDQSKEDVIEGLENKLENLNSYKTEAKMTLKTGEEEQQYNIEVWHKKPEYYRVMLKNNRDEKGSQIILRNDDGVFVLTPALNKSFKFQSDWPFNSSQPYLYASLVDDILKDPEATFEATEDHYVFTTKTNYQDNKSLPKQEIYFDKKSYAPAKVRVLDKDNNTLVEVTYAGFEFDKSFEDNAFDMETNMTSGVDGVPVMANGDGEQLAQELTVLYPLVTPEGTELEEEKQVQLENGERVILTFKGDKNFTLIEEYKEVQPTSASQTVNVEGDPVNLGFTMGALKEKSLEWSYKGMDFVLASEDLTQEEMIEIAQSVTGQGVK